The proteins below are encoded in one region of Natronocella acetinitrilica:
- a CDS encoding GH36-type glycosyl hydrolase domain-containing protein has translation MAGEAAAVSDERAAQDRLRSGSRATVRPIRASLRRYESSLDKNHEAILSLRSNATTAAAWMDWYLDNEYLVRRVLAMLGRSLSAEFASRLPVLVAGADSGSARASVIARQGLARTEHLFDLNATEALVLERLETAALSTAELWALPLLLRFESLRAIFESVEQLLAASAASTAATDQDNGQAAALQAALVANGVRSLHRLEKTDWRGFFERTSAVERTLVGDPGRVYPAMDFETRDAYRSAVEKLSRLVGCDEVTVARAAIELARRDPTGQPLTGHVGHYLVGDGRSQLTESLAFRPPLHLRLRDRLRPHRQALFLGLLAITSLLFVFIPVLYALDRGSFLWAGMTAVLVSVPAMIIASTLLHWGITLALSPRVLPRLDFSRGIPREHRAVICICALVNSTADATRLLEQVERHHLASTDASLRFGLVTGLFDAATATTDRDAPILDALREGTDRLNQRYGEGGDSPFFWLHRQRLLNERDGVWMEWERKRGKLRELNRFILRGDRGTFSDEAGSVSDLRGVPYVLTLDSDTVLPVDAARRLIGTIAHPLNRPVVDAGTGTVTSGYSILQPRVEIDPVTATRNLFTRAFSGDRGLDVYTLAVSDAYQDLFGEGIYTGKGLYHVNAFEASLHDAVPEAAVLSHDLFEGIHGRTALVSDVVVYEDYPVDYLAYLRRLHRWVRGDWQLLPWLGRWVPTASGSRRRNRLEALDRWQIFHNLLRSLLAPVLVVLLLCGWFLLPGSPLHWTILALLTLLVPSLAGAVGLVRSTLRRRRASQLLFGLGGDLRRWLLAVALLPHEALTVADAVCRSLYRTHVSGRHLLEWTPAATDAAVGNRFSAGGLWRAMGLVSGLTLVVGLALVAWRPEALWGATPVLLLWLAAPAIVVALRREPASPRERIRAEDRTHLRRVARRTWLFFERFVGPEDHWLPPDHFQEDPRGVVAHRTSPTNIGLLLLSNAAAYDLGYIDAEECLVRCRNTLRTIESMTRFRGHLLNWYDTHSLTPLPPAYVSTVDSGNLLGCLLTVKSTAAEIRAVAAWRQELFEGLLDATGVMEDSVARSASAGSLEALGGELQALRNRVLETRRWPALWPALVDELTETIRSRIDPRVEAVLHEPGGLPPETLTDLRVWLERSHHHMLRIRECRDRFMAWWPLLAAMPANLTAEDAPAEVRDAVARLRASLEGAPSCIELEGLPSRIAPEADALRAALVAAPEPACGEAEAWLDDLEAAVMRTSTAASGILAIAGEVESSCERLFAETDMRFLYDGVRHLFRIGYDVDRGRMDDNAYDLLASESRLASFLAIAKGDVPARHWAHLGRPLTRDGPDVMLLSWSGTMFEYLMPGLLMPEPQAGLLARSAEGSIASQIRFAASRGIPWGISESGYYLFDPARNYAYRAFGAPSLALQAARGVEDLVVSPYSTFLALPWRPHAATDNLRYLETFGMLGRYGYFEALDFTPRRLDVGQSHALVRSYMAHHHGMSLVSVANALTTQNAITRFSAEPRYGACKLLLQERMPPDPELEYPASPSATPRQVALDTVPALDPWNVPVDTPTPRVHLLSNGRYGVLATNGGGGGSFWNNIALTRWSADSTSDDRGCWVYLEDVDAGDTWSIARQPSSIREGDEQVRFHAHAVEYLRHSRGLVQTLEVTVCPRDDVELRRITLTNHGEQVRRLVLTTYAELVLGDAAADRQHPRFSGLFVQCSYDAEQSLLLFERRSREGSADAGPLLGEFLVGVRGVIKPDGVETDRGAFLERDGSLAKPPKAGHDQGIGAAVGSGLDPIASLRKTLTLEPGATVRLALVRIVAPTREALMQTRQRFAYWANVQYAFDEARTRIARDLHGGGIGPGVLHDLVRLTSALLCPHPDLRAPTAILARNQLGQAGLWGMGISGDHPVVLLKVPQSAGMDVVNLLLKAHEFWRKRNLPIDVVFLATGDDGYSGNTRDALHRAISLRHAEAWIGRRGGLFVLTSASQGEADVVLLHAAASLVLDGGITHPLAALDRLNNADIPLPLLPARPGTDFPPTVDVAPSLPADLKFWNGLGGFTSDGREYVMLIEGVNRPPAAWINVIANPQFGCTVSESGGGYTWWLNSGENRLTPWRNDPVLDMPGECIYLRDEETGDLWCPTPAPMYESGAYLARHGAGYSRFEHCRLGVDSELSLFVDIDQPVKVARLRVSNRSERARRLTVTFYAEWVLGTRRETGAGYLIPAWNAEHRALLVRNPYGAQCPGQTVFLATTQEVHGYTADRSEFLGRDGGLHAPAGLARVGLSGRVDAGRDTCAALQVHVDLPVGGTEEVVFLLGAGANEEAALTLIRGCRDTGAIQRMRDAVDTHWRQRLGTVTLESPDAATDILFNGWLLYQTLASRLHGRTGLYQSSGAFGFRDQLQDTTALLAAAPSLCRAQIVAAAARQFPEGDVLHWWHPPAARGVRTRISDDLLWLPWVVCEYIAATDEVDVLDESITWLSGDPLGAEEGDRYSEYAQSGESASLYEHCLRAIRRVDHAGAHGLPLMGGGDWNDGFNRVGDKGRGESVWLGWFLLDTLRRFAPVCETRGDLATAQLLTERAATLAQALRDHAWDGGWYRRAYHDDGSALGTADAEACEIDAIAQSWAVLSGGDGSGREHEAMAAVGERLMRAEDGLVLLFEPPFKAGAKDVGYIGAYPPGVRENGGQYTHAAAWTGLAFARLGNAERTAEVLRILNPINHALTAEAVRHYRVEPYVLAADVYGYPPHVGRGGWTWYTGSAAWYYRFILEGVLGITRRGDTLMIKPCLPPHWPGATVTWRHRGSVYHIQLVRTASAPPNTLSAPCTLPMLDDGAEHRVAVYIV, from the coding sequence TCTTCGAAAGCGTGGAACAGTTACTGGCCGCATCCGCGGCATCTACCGCTGCCACTGACCAGGACAATGGTCAGGCGGCCGCGCTGCAGGCCGCCCTGGTGGCGAATGGCGTTCGCAGCCTGCACCGACTGGAGAAAACCGACTGGCGGGGATTCTTCGAGCGCACTTCGGCGGTGGAGCGAACCCTGGTGGGCGATCCGGGGCGGGTCTATCCGGCCATGGACTTCGAGACCCGGGACGCCTACCGCAGCGCCGTGGAAAAGCTCTCCCGACTTGTCGGCTGTGACGAAGTCACGGTCGCCAGAGCAGCGATCGAGCTGGCGCGGCGCGATCCGACGGGGCAGCCCTTGACCGGCCACGTGGGTCATTACCTGGTCGGTGATGGGCGCAGCCAACTGACGGAAAGCCTGGCATTCCGACCACCGCTGCACCTGCGGTTACGCGACCGGCTCCGACCCCATCGGCAGGCGCTCTTTCTGGGGCTACTGGCCATCACCAGTCTGCTGTTCGTGTTCATTCCCGTCCTCTATGCCCTTGATCGGGGGTCTTTCCTGTGGGCGGGGATGACGGCCGTGCTGGTGTCCGTTCCCGCCATGATCATCGCGTCCACGCTGCTGCATTGGGGTATTACCCTGGCACTGTCGCCGCGCGTCCTGCCCCGGCTCGACTTCAGCCGGGGCATCCCCCGGGAACACCGGGCGGTGATCTGCATCTGCGCGCTGGTCAACAGCACCGCCGACGCCACCCGGTTGCTTGAACAGGTAGAGCGCCACCATCTGGCCAGTACCGACGCCAGTCTGCGCTTCGGCCTGGTCACGGGGCTGTTCGACGCGGCGACGGCGACCACCGACCGCGATGCTCCGATACTCGACGCCCTGCGCGAGGGCACCGACCGTTTGAATCAGCGCTACGGCGAAGGCGGTGACTCTCCTTTCTTCTGGCTGCACCGCCAGCGCCTGCTCAATGAGCGGGATGGTGTGTGGATGGAGTGGGAGCGCAAGCGGGGCAAGTTGCGGGAGTTGAACCGCTTCATCCTCAGGGGTGATCGGGGCACGTTCAGTGACGAAGCCGGTAGTGTCTCCGATCTTCGGGGGGTGCCCTATGTGCTGACCCTCGACAGCGATACGGTCCTGCCCGTTGACGCCGCACGCCGGCTGATCGGCACCATCGCGCATCCGCTCAACAGACCGGTCGTGGACGCGGGGACCGGCACTGTTACGTCCGGCTACAGCATTCTCCAGCCACGTGTGGAGATTGACCCCGTCACGGCAACGCGCAATCTTTTCACCCGCGCATTCTCCGGCGACCGCGGGCTTGACGTCTACACACTTGCCGTGTCGGACGCGTATCAGGACCTCTTCGGCGAGGGCATCTACACGGGCAAGGGGCTCTACCACGTCAATGCGTTCGAGGCCAGTCTGCACGATGCCGTGCCCGAAGCCGCGGTTCTGAGCCATGATCTGTTCGAGGGCATTCACGGGCGAACCGCGCTGGTCAGTGATGTCGTGGTCTACGAGGACTACCCCGTGGACTACCTGGCCTACCTGCGGCGGCTGCACCGCTGGGTGCGGGGCGACTGGCAGCTATTGCCCTGGCTGGGTCGCTGGGTGCCCACGGCTTCTGGTTCAAGGCGCCGCAACCGGCTTGAAGCGCTGGACCGCTGGCAGATCTTTCACAACCTGCTTCGCAGCCTGCTGGCGCCCGTGCTGGTGGTGCTGCTCCTGTGCGGCTGGTTCCTGCTGCCCGGTTCACCCTTGCATTGGACCATCCTCGCCCTGCTGACGCTGCTGGTGCCGTCCCTTGCAGGAGCGGTGGGCCTTGTCCGCAGCACGCTGCGCCGTCGCCGAGCGTCGCAGTTGCTGTTCGGCCTTGGTGGTGATCTGCGCCGCTGGCTGCTGGCGGTTGCCCTGCTGCCCCATGAGGCGCTGACCGTCGCCGATGCGGTGTGTCGCTCGCTGTATCGCACGCATGTCAGCGGTCGACACCTGCTTGAGTGGACACCCGCCGCCACCGACGCCGCCGTCGGCAACCGTTTTTCGGCCGGTGGCCTGTGGCGCGCCATGGGACTGGTCAGCGGCCTGACCTTGGTCGTTGGACTGGCCCTGGTGGCGTGGCGTCCCGAGGCACTTTGGGGTGCAACGCCGGTCCTCTTGCTCTGGCTGGCGGCGCCGGCGATTGTCGTCGCGTTACGTCGGGAGCCTGCATCGCCAAGGGAGCGTATTCGGGCCGAGGACCGCACCCACCTGCGCCGCGTTGCCCGCCGCACCTGGCTGTTCTTCGAGCGTTTTGTCGGGCCGGAGGATCACTGGCTGCCACCGGATCATTTCCAGGAAGACCCCCGGGGCGTGGTGGCGCACCGGACTTCGCCCACGAATATCGGGCTTCTGTTGCTCTCCAATGCGGCGGCCTATGACCTGGGCTACATCGACGCCGAGGAGTGCCTGGTGCGCTGCCGAAACACGTTGCGGACTATCGAGTCGATGACGCGTTTCCGCGGCCACCTGCTGAACTGGTACGACACCCACAGCCTGACGCCGCTGCCGCCGGCCTACGTGTCAACGGTGGACTCCGGCAACCTGCTCGGCTGCCTGCTGACGGTGAAGAGCACGGCTGCCGAGATCCGCGCCGTAGCAGCCTGGCGGCAGGAGCTATTCGAAGGGCTGCTGGACGCCACCGGGGTGATGGAAGACTCCGTTGCCAGGTCCGCATCGGCGGGATCCCTTGAGGCGCTGGGCGGCGAATTGCAGGCGCTGCGGAATCGGGTGCTGGAGACGCGCCGGTGGCCCGCGCTGTGGCCTGCGCTGGTGGATGAACTGACGGAGACGATCCGGTCGCGGATAGACCCGAGAGTGGAAGCCGTGCTCCACGAGCCCGGTGGCTTGCCGCCAGAAACCTTGACCGACCTGCGGGTGTGGCTGGAGCGGTCGCATCATCACATGCTCCGCATCCGGGAGTGCCGCGATCGCTTCATGGCCTGGTGGCCGCTACTCGCTGCAATGCCTGCCAATCTGACGGCGGAGGATGCGCCAGCCGAGGTTCGTGATGCCGTGGCCCGCTTGCGTGCGTCACTGGAAGGGGCACCAAGCTGTATCGAACTCGAAGGCCTGCCATCGCGCATAGCGCCGGAGGCAGATGCGCTGCGGGCCGCGCTGGTCGCAGCGCCGGAGCCGGCGTGCGGCGAGGCCGAGGCCTGGCTGGACGATCTGGAGGCCGCAGTCATGAGGACATCGACTGCGGCCAGCGGAATACTGGCGATTGCCGGCGAGGTGGAATCCAGTTGCGAGCGATTGTTCGCCGAAACCGACATGCGGTTTCTATATGACGGGGTTCGTCACCTCTTTCGTATCGGCTACGATGTGGACCGGGGCCGGATGGATGACAACGCCTACGACCTGCTGGCCTCTGAATCGCGACTGGCGAGCTTTCTCGCCATCGCCAAGGGCGACGTGCCAGCGCGCCACTGGGCGCATCTCGGCCGTCCGCTGACCCGGGATGGTCCGGACGTGATGCTCCTGTCCTGGAGCGGCACCATGTTCGAATACCTGATGCCCGGGCTGCTCATGCCGGAGCCACAAGCGGGGCTGCTGGCCCGCAGCGCTGAGGGTTCCATCGCCAGTCAGATCCGTTTCGCTGCCAGCCGCGGTATTCCATGGGGCATTTCGGAGTCCGGATACTACCTGTTCGATCCGGCCCGCAATTACGCCTATCGCGCCTTTGGCGCGCCGTCGCTGGCCTTGCAGGCGGCCCGTGGTGTCGAGGATCTGGTGGTCTCTCCTTACTCCACCTTCCTGGCGCTGCCGTGGCGCCCCCATGCAGCAACGGACAATCTCAGGTATCTCGAGACCTTCGGCATGCTGGGCCGCTATGGCTACTTCGAGGCGCTGGATTTCACGCCGCGGCGACTGGATGTCGGCCAGTCCCACGCCCTGGTCCGCAGTTACATGGCGCACCACCATGGCATGTCGCTGGTCAGCGTCGCCAATGCCCTGACTACACAGAACGCGATCACCCGCTTCAGTGCCGAACCACGCTACGGTGCCTGCAAGCTATTGCTGCAGGAACGCATGCCACCGGACCCGGAGCTGGAATATCCGGCTTCGCCGTCAGCGACGCCCCGGCAGGTTGCCCTGGATACCGTGCCCGCCCTCGATCCCTGGAACGTCCCGGTGGACACGCCAACGCCCCGTGTCCACCTGCTGTCCAACGGCCGCTATGGCGTGCTCGCGACCAACGGCGGCGGCGGTGGAAGTTTCTGGAACAACATCGCACTGACCCGCTGGAGTGCCGACTCCACCAGTGACGACAGAGGTTGCTGGGTCTACCTGGAGGACGTCGATGCTGGCGATACCTGGTCGATTGCCCGGCAACCGTCATCAATCCGGGAGGGTGACGAACAGGTTCGTTTCCATGCCCATGCGGTGGAGTATCTGCGGCATTCACGGGGTCTGGTCCAGACCCTTGAGGTCACCGTGTGTCCCCGGGACGATGTCGAATTGCGCCGCATCACGCTCACCAATCACGGTGAACAGGTTAGACGCCTTGTATTGACCACCTACGCGGAATTGGTGCTCGGAGACGCCGCCGCCGATCGGCAGCACCCGAGATTCAGCGGCCTGTTCGTGCAGTGTTCCTACGATGCCGAGCAGTCGCTGCTGCTGTTCGAGCGGCGTTCCCGGGAGGGGTCCGCCGATGCGGGACCGTTGCTGGGGGAGTTTCTGGTCGGCGTGCGCGGTGTCATCAAGCCCGATGGCGTCGAGACCGATCGCGGGGCGTTCCTGGAACGGGATGGTTCGCTGGCCAAGCCGCCCAAGGCTGGGCATGACCAGGGCATTGGTGCTGCCGTCGGCAGTGGACTTGACCCCATCGCATCCCTGCGCAAGACGCTCACGCTGGAGCCGGGCGCCACCGTCCGGCTCGCCCTGGTGCGGATTGTCGCGCCGACTCGAGAGGCGCTCATGCAGACCAGGCAACGCTTTGCCTACTGGGCCAATGTGCAATACGCCTTTGATGAGGCTAGAACACGCATCGCCCGGGATCTCCATGGCGGTGGAATCGGCCCCGGCGTCCTGCATGATCTTGTCCGCCTGACCTCCGCCTTGCTCTGTCCGCATCCGGATCTGCGTGCGCCGACTGCAATCCTCGCCCGTAACCAACTTGGCCAGGCCGGGCTTTGGGGGATGGGTATCTCCGGAGACCACCCAGTGGTGTTGTTGAAGGTGCCGCAGTCCGCCGGAATGGATGTCGTGAATCTGCTGCTGAAGGCCCATGAGTTCTGGCGCAAGCGGAACTTGCCCATCGATGTGGTTTTTCTCGCCACCGGTGACGATGGCTACAGCGGCAACACCCGGGATGCGCTGCACCGTGCCATCTCATTGCGCCACGCCGAAGCCTGGATCGGTCGGCGCGGGGGGCTCTTTGTGCTCACAAGTGCCAGTCAGGGAGAAGCCGACGTGGTTCTTCTCCATGCCGCGGCAAGTCTCGTGCTGGATGGCGGCATCACGCATCCGTTGGCGGCACTCGACCGGTTGAACAACGCGGATATACCGCTGCCCCTTCTGCCGGCACGCCCCGGGACTGACTTTCCGCCCACGGTCGATGTCGCGCCGTCTCTGCCGGCGGATCTGAAATTCTGGAATGGCCTCGGTGGTTTCACGAGCGACGGCCGTGAGTACGTCATGCTAATCGAAGGCGTGAATCGGCCGCCGGCGGCCTGGATTAATGTCATTGCCAATCCACAGTTTGGCTGCACCGTATCCGAGTCCGGCGGCGGTTACACCTGGTGGCTCAACAGTGGCGAGAACCGGCTGACGCCCTGGCGCAACGATCCGGTGCTCGACATGCCCGGGGAGTGCATCTATCTGCGGGATGAGGAGACGGGCGATCTCTGGTGTCCGACGCCCGCGCCGATGTACGAGTCCGGTGCCTACCTGGCACGCCACGGCGCCGGCTATTCGCGGTTCGAGCATTGCAGGCTGGGCGTGGATAGCGAACTGTCGCTGTTCGTCGATATCGATCAACCTGTGAAAGTGGCACGTTTACGAGTCTCGAATCGCTCGGAGCGGGCCCGCCGTCTCACAGTCACCTTTTATGCGGAATGGGTGCTCGGCACCCGCCGCGAGACCGGTGCCGGTTACCTGATCCCCGCATGGAATGCCGAGCACCGGGCGCTGCTGGTCCGTAATCCCTATGGCGCTCAATGTCCGGGTCAAACGGTATTTCTTGCCACTACGCAGGAAGTGCATGGCTACACGGCGGACCGATCCGAATTCCTTGGACGGGACGGCGGCTTGCATGCACCAGCCGGCCTGGCACGCGTCGGGCTGTCTGGCCGGGTGGACGCCGGGCGTGATACTTGTGCCGCGCTCCAGGTGCATGTCGACCTGCCCGTTGGGGGCACCGAGGAGGTTGTTTTTCTATTGGGCGCCGGCGCCAATGAGGAAGCCGCACTGACGCTGATTCGTGGCTGTCGTGACACCGGTGCAATCCAGCGCATGCGCGATGCCGTGGATACCCACTGGCGGCAGCGCCTGGGCACGGTGACACTGGAAAGCCCTGATGCCGCCACGGACATCCTGTTCAATGGCTGGCTGCTCTATCAGACCCTGGCAAGCCGCCTCCACGGTCGTACCGGTCTGTACCAGTCCAGCGGTGCCTTTGGTTTCCGCGATCAATTGCAGGACACCACGGCTTTGCTGGCGGCAGCGCCGTCACTGTGCCGCGCGCAGATTGTGGCTGCTGCCGCGCGACAGTTTCCCGAGGGCGACGTGCTGCACTGGTGGCATCCGCCTGCCGCACGCGGGGTGCGAACGCGGATCTCCGACGATCTGCTCTGGTTGCCCTGGGTGGTGTGCGAGTACATCGCCGCCACGGATGAGGTGGACGTACTTGACGAGTCGATTACCTGGCTTTCCGGTGATCCGCTGGGTGCGGAGGAGGGCGATCGCTACAGTGAGTACGCCCAGTCCGGCGAATCCGCGAGCCTCTACGAGCACTGCCTGCGGGCGATTCGCCGGGTCGACCATGCCGGTGCCCATGGCTTGCCCCTGATGGGCGGCGGTGACTGGAATGACGGCTTCAACCGGGTTGGCGACAAGGGTCGCGGCGAGAGCGTCTGGCTGGGGTGGTTCCTGCTCGACACGCTGCGCCGCTTTGCCCCGGTGTGCGAGACACGGGGCGACCTGGCCACGGCGCAGTTGCTGACCGAGCGGGCGGCAACGCTCGCGCAGGCCTTGCGCGACCATGCCTGGGACGGTGGCTGGTACCGCCGCGCCTACCATGACGACGGCTCGGCCCTGGGTACCGCGGACGCCGAGGCCTGCGAGATCGACGCCATCGCTCAGTCCTGGGCCGTGCTCTCCGGTGGCGATGGCAGTGGCCGCGAACATGAGGCGATGGCCGCTGTGGGTGAGCGGCTGATGCGGGCAGAAGATGGCCTGGTGCTGCTGTTCGAACCACCCTTCAAGGCCGGCGCGAAGGACGTCGGCTACATCGGTGCCTACCCGCCGGGGGTGCGTGAGAACGGTGGTCAGTACACCCACGCCGCCGCCTGGACGGGACTTGCCTTCGCCCGGCTCGGCAACGCCGAGCGCACCGCCGAGGTGCTGCGCATACTCAACCCGATCAACCATGCCCTCACCGCCGAGGCGGTTCGCCACTATCGGGTAGAGCCCTATGTGTTGGCTGCGGATGTCTATGGCTACCCACCACATGTCGGCCGGGGTGGCTGGACCTGGTACACGGGCTCCGCCGCCTGGTACTACCGGTTCATCCTCGAGGGTGTGCTTGGCATCACCCGTCGTGGCGATACGCTCATGATAAAGCCCTGCCTGCCGCCGCACTGGCCCGGCGCAACCGTGACCTGGCGGCACCGTGGAAGCGTCTATCACATCCAACTGGTACGCACCGCCAGCGCGCCCCCCAACACGCTATCCGCACCCTGCACGCTCCCCATGCTGGACGATGGCGCGGAGCATCGGGTTGCGGTGTACATCGTCTAA
- a CDS encoding phosphoketolase family protein, which yields MTDSTSQGSGPLSADDLAALHDYWSAANYLSVGQIYLLANPLLSEPLSVDHIKPRLLGHWGTTPGLNFIYAHLNRVIQALDLNMIFITGPGHGGPALSANTWLEGSFSEVYPQVARDAEGMARLFRQFSFPGGLPSHAAPEIPGSIHEGGELGYALSHAFGAAFDNPDLIVACVIGDGEAETGPLATAWHSNKFLNPASDGAVLPILHLNGYKIANPTVLARISVDELDSLMTGYGYRMILVDGENIPQAHQAMAAALDEAVAEIHAIQRQARGGGVSGRPRWPMIVLRSPKGWTGPDRVDGKPMEGSWRSHQVPFSDAGTNPDHLAVLDQWLRSYRPDRLFDEQGAPRSQLSQFLPEGQRRMGANPHANGGLLCKDLILPDFRDYAQPVAEPGHEMAESVRAMGRFLRDVLRKNEAHRNFRLFGPDETESNRLGAVFEATDRTWMADSHPDDEQLSADGRVMEILSEHTCQGWLEGYLLTGRHGLFSCYEAFIHIVDSMFNQHAKWLKVASHEVPWRRSIPSLNYLLTSHVWRQDHNGFSHQDPGFIDHVLNKKADIIRVYLPPDANCLLCITDKVLRSRDFVNVIVAGKQMQPQWLSMEDAIRHCTAGIGIWTWASNDFGGEPDVVMACAGDVPTLETLAAVDLLRQYMPELRVRVINVVDLMTLQPREEHPHGLSDREFDALFTTDKPIIFAYHGYPWLIHRLTYRRTNHRNLHVRGYKEEGTTTTPFDMAVLNDLDRFHLVGDVIDRVPGLGHQAAYTRQAMRDKLIDHYHYIRRHGQDMPEIRDWKWPY from the coding sequence ATGACTGATTCGACATCACAAGGGTCCGGTCCACTGTCGGCAGACGACCTGGCTGCACTGCACGATTACTGGTCGGCGGCCAACTATCTCTCGGTGGGCCAGATCTACCTGCTCGCCAATCCCTTGCTGAGCGAGCCCTTGTCGGTGGACCACATCAAGCCCCGGCTGCTCGGGCACTGGGGCACGACACCGGGGCTCAATTTCATCTATGCGCACCTCAATCGGGTCATTCAGGCGCTGGACCTGAACATGATCTTCATCACCGGGCCAGGTCATGGCGGGCCGGCGCTGTCGGCGAATACCTGGCTGGAGGGATCGTTCTCGGAGGTCTATCCGCAGGTGGCGCGGGATGCCGAGGGCATGGCGCGGCTGTTCCGGCAGTTCTCGTTTCCCGGCGGTTTGCCCAGTCATGCTGCCCCGGAAATCCCCGGCTCCATTCACGAGGGCGGAGAGCTTGGTTACGCGCTGTCCCACGCCTTTGGTGCCGCGTTCGATAACCCCGATCTGATTGTCGCCTGCGTCATTGGCGATGGCGAGGCAGAAACCGGGCCGCTCGCCACCGCCTGGCACTCCAACAAGTTTCTCAACCCAGCGAGCGATGGCGCGGTGCTGCCCATCCTTCACCTGAACGGCTACAAGATCGCCAACCCGACGGTGCTTGCCCGCATCAGCGTCGATGAACTCGACAGCCTGATGACCGGCTACGGCTATCGGATGATCCTGGTGGATGGGGAGAACATTCCCCAGGCACATCAGGCCATGGCCGCAGCGCTCGATGAGGCCGTTGCCGAGATTCATGCCATTCAGCGGCAGGCGCGGGGCGGCGGGGTCTCCGGGCGACCCCGCTGGCCGATGATCGTACTCCGCTCGCCCAAGGGCTGGACAGGGCCGGACAGGGTGGACGGCAAACCGATGGAGGGTTCCTGGCGTTCGCACCAGGTACCGTTCAGCGATGCGGGGACCAATCCGGACCATCTGGCGGTGCTTGATCAATGGTTGCGCAGTTACCGCCCGGACCGCTTGTTTGACGAGCAAGGCGCGCCGCGCAGTCAGCTAAGCCAGTTCCTGCCCGAGGGACAGCGGCGCATGGGCGCAAACCCCCATGCCAATGGTGGCCTGCTCTGCAAGGATCTGATCCTGCCGGACTTTCGCGATTACGCTCAGCCGGTTGCCGAGCCCGGTCACGAGATGGCGGAATCCGTCCGGGCCATGGGCCGGTTCCTGCGGGATGTGCTGCGCAAGAACGAGGCGCACAGGAATTTCCGCCTGTTCGGGCCGGACGAGACCGAGTCGAACCGCCTGGGTGCGGTCTTCGAGGCCACCGACCGGACCTGGATGGCGGACAGCCATCCCGACGACGAGCAGCTCTCAGCCGACGGTCGGGTGATGGAAATCCTCTCCGAGCATACCTGCCAGGGTTGGCTGGAAGGCTATCTGCTTACCGGGCGGCATGGGCTGTTTTCCTGCTACGAGGCATTCATCCACATCGTCGACTCGATGTTCAACCAGCATGCCAAGTGGCTGAAAGTGGCCTCCCACGAAGTGCCCTGGCGCCGCTCCATCCCGTCGCTGAATTATCTCCTCACCTCCCACGTCTGGCGGCAGGACCACAACGGCTTCAGTCACCAGGATCCGGGATTCATCGACCATGTGCTCAACAAGAAGGCAGATATCATCCGGGTCTATCTGCCGCCGGATGCGAACTGCCTGCTGTGCATTACGGACAAGGTGTTGCGGAGTCGGGACTTCGTCAACGTCATCGTTGCGGGCAAGCAGATGCAGCCCCAGTGGCTCTCCATGGAAGACGCCATCAGGCACTGCACCGCAGGCATCGGCATCTGGACATGGGCCAGCAACGACTTTGGCGGTGAGCCCGACGTGGTCATGGCCTGCGCCGGAGATGTGCCGACACTGGAAACCCTTGCAGCCGTGGACCTGCTGCGCCAGTACATGCCCGAGCTGCGGGTGCGGGTCATCAACGTGGTGGACCTGATGACCTTGCAGCCTCGCGAGGAACATCCTCATGGCCTGTCAGACCGGGAATTCGATGCCCTTTTCACCACCGACAAGCCCATCATCTTCGCCTATCACGGTTACCCGTGGCTGATCCACCGGCTGACATACCGGCGCACCAACCACCGGAATCTCCATGTGCGGGGCTACAAGGAAGAAGGCACCACCACCACGCCATTCGACATGGCCGTGCTGAATGATCTGGATCGCTTCCACCTGGTTGGGGATGTCATCGATCGTGTGCCGGGCCTGGGTCATCAGGCCGCCTACACCCGCCAGGCAATGCGCGACAAGTTGATCGATCACTACCACTACATCCGTCGTCACGGCCAGGATATGCCCGAGATCCGCGACTGGAAGTGGCCGTACTGA
- a CDS encoding PRC-barrel domain-containing protein — protein sequence MSKLTSLALAAALTPALALGISTVTFASQDRDASEGTSQEREASQGMSGQQEGTAQDRETSQGMSRQQEGTAQDRETSRGVGQDRDTSQGMSQQQGSAGQQQLSSKPSGAFYADDIIGQNVKSRGTDEDIGEVTDIIIGQDGQVVGVIVSVGGFLGLGQKDVALPWDRLQHTMDDDESTFSVDMDQDQLENAPEYERDE from the coding sequence ATGAGCAAATTAACTTCACTGGCACTCGCTGCCGCACTGACGCCCGCACTGGCCTTAGGCATTAGCACGGTCACATTCGCCAGCCAGGACCGCGACGCTTCGGAAGGCACCAGTCAGGAGCGCGAAGCTTCACAAGGAATGTCCGGACAGCAGGAAGGCACCGCCCAGGATCGCGAAACTTCACAGGGAATGTCCAGGCAGCAGGAAGGCACCGCCCAGGATCGCGAAACTTCACGAGGAGTCGGTCAGGATCGAGACACTTCACAGGGCATGTCCCAGCAGCAGGGAAGCGCGGGCCAGCAGCAACTGAGTAGCAAGCCCTCAGGTGCCTTCTATGCCGACGACATCATCGGCCAGAACGTGAAAAGCCGCGGTACCGACGAGGATATCGGTGAAGTCACCGACATCATAATCGGCCAGGATGGCCAGGTTGTCGGCGTTATCGTTAGTGTCGGTGGCTTCCTCGGATTGGGCCAGAAGGACGTGGCTCTGCCTTGGGATCGGCTCCAGCACACCATGGACGACGACGAATCGACGTTCTCCGTCGACATGGATCAAGACCAGCTGGAGAATGCACCAGAGTATGAGCGCGACGAATAA